Proteins encoded in a region of the Leptolyngbya subtilissima AS-A7 genome:
- the ftsH gene encoding ATP-dependent zinc metalloprotease FtsH: MPIKDKPTTPKFRLFNNIFLILGVVFLAASFILPSILGPKIPGVPYSLFIHQVQEGEVARVQVSENQIQYQLKPVSDEEAGQVFSTTPIFDLSLPNTLEANGVEFAATAPPKNRWVGSLLSWVIPPLIFVGIWQFFLRRSGGGGPQGMLSIGKSKAKVYVEGDAAKITFADVAGVDEAKTELVEIVDFLKTPERYTQIGAHIPKGVLLVGPPGTGKTLLAKAVAGEAGVPFFSISGSEFVEMFVGVGSSRVRDLFEQAQKQAPCIVFIDELDAIGKSRSSNGMYGGNDEREQTLNQLLSEMDGFAAEGATVIVLAATNRPEILDPALLRPGRFDRQVLVDRPALSGREAILGIHAQTVKLGEDVDLKAIATRTPGFAGADLANLVNEAALLAARNYRPAVAQADFSEAIERVVAGLEKKSRVLNDEEKKIVAYHEVGHALVGSLMAGSGKVEKISIVSRGMAALGYTLQLPTEDRFLMDEAELRGQIATLLGGRSAEEIVFNSITTGASNDLQRATDLAEQMVTAFGMSKVLGPLAYQQGARPMFLDQGASGRRTMSEETAQAIDREVKDIVETAHQQALDAIRHNRDLMETITMQLLETEAIEGQTLHHLLDQARPA, encoded by the coding sequence ATGCCCATCAAAGATAAACCGACGACGCCAAAGTTTCGCCTCTTCAACAATATTTTTTTAATTCTTGGCGTCGTGTTTCTGGCGGCCAGCTTCATCTTGCCCAGCATCCTCGGGCCGAAGATTCCGGGGGTGCCCTACAGCCTGTTTATTCACCAGGTGCAGGAGGGCGAGGTGGCGCGAGTGCAGGTGAGCGAAAACCAGATTCAGTATCAGCTTAAGCCCGTGAGTGACGAGGAGGCTGGGCAGGTTTTCTCTACTACTCCGATTTTTGACTTGAGTCTGCCCAACACCCTTGAGGCCAACGGCGTCGAGTTTGCGGCTACGGCTCCGCCCAAAAACCGCTGGGTGGGCAGCCTGCTGAGCTGGGTGATTCCGCCGCTGATTTTTGTGGGCATCTGGCAGTTTTTCCTCCGTCGCAGCGGTGGCGGCGGCCCCCAGGGCATGCTTTCCATTGGCAAGAGCAAGGCCAAAGTCTATGTAGAGGGTGACGCCGCCAAGATCACCTTTGCTGATGTAGCCGGGGTAGACGAAGCCAAGACCGAGCTGGTGGAGATCGTCGATTTTCTTAAAACGCCGGAGCGCTACACCCAGATTGGAGCGCATATTCCCAAGGGTGTTCTTTTGGTTGGGCCACCGGGCACCGGCAAGACCCTGCTGGCCAAAGCCGTGGCCGGGGAAGCCGGGGTGCCCTTCTTCAGCATTTCAGGCTCTGAGTTTGTGGAGATGTTTGTGGGGGTGGGCTCATCGCGGGTGCGTGACCTGTTTGAGCAGGCCCAGAAGCAGGCTCCCTGCATCGTGTTTATCGATGAGCTAGATGCGATCGGCAAGTCGCGCAGCAGCAACGGCATGTACGGCGGCAACGACGAACGCGAGCAAACCCTCAACCAATTGCTCTCCGAGATGGACGGCTTTGCTGCTGAGGGCGCCACGGTGATTGTGCTGGCGGCTACCAACCGGCCCGAAATTCTCGACCCAGCTCTCTTGCGCCCCGGTCGGTTTGACCGCCAGGTGCTAGTCGATCGCCCCGCCCTTTCGGGGCGTGAGGCCATTCTCGGCATCCACGCCCAGACGGTGAAGCTGGGGGAAGATGTGGATTTGAAGGCGATCGCCACCCGCACCCCCGGCTTTGCTGGAGCCGACTTGGCCAACTTGGTCAACGAAGCCGCCCTGCTGGCCGCCCGCAACTATCGCCCAGCTGTAGCTCAGGCTGACTTTTCCGAGGCGATCGAGCGAGTAGTCGCCGGCCTAGAGAAAAAGAGCCGCGTGCTCAACGACGAAGAGAAAAAAATTGTTGCCTACCACGAAGTCGGCCACGCCCTAGTGGGTTCCCTCATGGCGGGCAGCGGCAAAGTCGAGAAAATCTCCATTGTGTCGCGGGGTATGGCAGCCCTGGGCTATACCCTGCAACTGCCTACCGAAGACCGCTTTTTGATGGATGAAGCTGAGTTGCGCGGGCAGATTGCTACCCTGCTGGGGGGGCGATCGGCGGAAGAAATTGTCTTCAACAGCATCACCACTGGGGCCTCTAACGATTTGCAGCGGGCGACAGATTTGGCTGAGCAGATGGTAACTGCCTTCGGTATGAGCAAGGTGCTGGGGCCGCTGGCCTATCAGCAGGGGGCACGACCGATGTTTCTCGACCAGGGAGCCAGCGGTCGCCGCACTATGAGCGAAGAGACTGCCCAGGCGATCGATCGCGAGGTCAAAGACATTGTCGAAACCGCTCACCAGCAAGCCTTAGACGCCATTCGCCACAACCGCGACCTGATGGAGACCATCACCATGCAGCTGCTGGAAACCGAAGCGATCGAAGGTCAGACATTGCACCATCTACTTGACCAAGCCAGGCCAGCTTAA
- a CDS encoding P-II family nitrogen regulator, producing the protein MSSSLTKGTLVTIIGEAVLQNRLISLLTELKVSGYTLVPAQGAGSHGRRMGDIAGYNTNIELKTLVTADISDQLFEALKPLQETHALVVFRQTVEGLFD; encoded by the coding sequence ATGTCATCTTCTTTAACCAAAGGCACCCTCGTCACCATCATTGGTGAAGCCGTGCTGCAAAATCGGCTGATTAGCTTGCTTACGGAGCTTAAGGTCTCGGGCTACACCCTGGTGCCCGCCCAAGGCGCTGGTAGCCACGGCAGACGCATGGGCGATATTGCCGGCTACAACACCAACATTGAGCTTAAAACCCTCGTCACCGCTGACATCTCCGATCAGCTGTTCGAAGCCCTGAAACCTCTTCAAGAGACCCACGCTCTCGTTGTCTTTCGCCAGACTGTAGAGGGCCTGTTTGATTGA
- a CDS encoding fasciclin domain-containing protein has protein sequence MADIVDTAVSAGSFNTLVAAVKAAGLVDTLKGAGPFTVFAPTDEAFAKLPEGTVDGLLQDVPKLKEILTYHVVSGKVMAADVSELKNATTVQGTDVKIDASSGVKINDSTVTTADVAADNGVIHIIDTVLMPA, from the coding sequence ATGGCTGACATTGTAGATACTGCCGTAAGCGCCGGTTCATTTAATACTCTAGTAGCTGCTGTTAAAGCTGCTGGCTTAGTCGACACTCTTAAAGGTGCAGGCCCATTCACCGTCTTTGCCCCCACTGATGAAGCCTTTGCCAAACTGCCAGAAGGTACCGTCGACGGGCTGCTCCAAGACGTGCCCAAGCTGAAGGAAATTCTCACCTACCATGTCGTCTCCGGCAAGGTGATGGCTGCGGATGTTTCCGAGCTCAAGAACGCCACTACCGTCCAAGGTACCGATGTTAAAATCGATGCTTCTAGCGGCGTTAAAATCAACGATTCAACGGTGACCACCGCCGATGTGGCTGCTGATAATGGTGTTATCCACATTATCGACACCGTACTAATGCCCGCATAA
- a CDS encoding PAS domain S-box protein codes for MIDCPPSHSVLANHGLPQKRTSVFTEADVLITAALADRAARQPDLGAENQAFATLAQQLTGDPQSRLEILVQTIKELCPADTVGVSLQETLADGSLGFRWVAIAGALGAGAQTAALSNFSPWGMAARCGQPQLYAHPERYFADLGQSPIPIVEALLVPICGQNQPLGTLWLLTHTEQRPFDREDLRLATSLAGFAAAALQSMHLCQEAGLALQSQQALKESEAFNHKIFESSADCIKVLDLNGCLLSMNGPGRCLMEVEDCTPLVGTVWVKFWQVSDRPKAAQAVTTAQAGGTGQFSGYCPTLKGTPKWWEVVVTPILDGSGQPKQLLVVSRDVSDRKQAEQILRQSEEQSRNILASISDAFVALDQNWQFIYVNPTAETLLGYAPGDLTGKDFWEEFPGLAGSQLEEMHRRVMRDRVAESLTAFYPDHDRWYHVRSYPAANGITIYFTNVTEQIQTAAALRQSEERYRTLFESIDEGFCVVEVLLDAHGTPSDYRVLEVNPMFEQQTGLQHAVGKTARQLNLEEHWIEIYGRVALTGEATRFENSSKTLGNRWFDVYACRMGEPEARKVAIIFKNISDRKQAEALFQRTAAFDAFRVSLTDGLRPLADPVEVQATASYLLGEHLGANRVAYFEVCGADYVVEQDYVNGVAALAGCYPIDSFGPKLLAAYRAGRTVAVADVQADPHLSATQRSAYAAIQIGAYIGIPLIKHGEFVAGLAIHATEPRVWTPDEIALVEEVAERTWAAVERVRAEVALQQTSAELERQLHRFDAIATSIPDFIYTFDRAGRFTYFNPQLLDLFQKKPAEVLGKTLFEIDGYPTDLATKIHAQIQQVIETNQPVKDEAAFTGAAGPGHYEYVFVPLFDADGAVEAVAGVSRDITHRKQAEQALRQSEERFQAFMNYSPTAAWITDRDGRVLYLSQTYFRIFQLSTQDAIGKTVFDLYSAEIAQQFLDNIRQAADTQTVVETTETAPRSDGTMGDFLVYKFPIAEKSENSLIGGVAVDITDRKQAEKNLRESEERFRMLADQMSQFAWMADQTGSIFWYNRRWFEYTGTTLESMQGWGWQQVHHPEHVDRVVEHFRHCIETGKEWEDTFPLRSQDGTYGWFLSRAVPVRDAAGNILRWFGTNTDITERLQVEQEREQLLEQEQAAREAAERTNRLKDEFLAVLSHELRSPLNPILGWARLLRGGKLDPVRTAEALATIERNAKLQCQLIDDLLDISRIMQGKLVLNAAPVSLAFVISSAIETVQLAADARRVAIEVYSEPNVGQVAGDAGRLQQVVWNLLTNAVKFTPAGGKVDVRLTQVNHQAQLQVSDTGKGITPEFLPYVFEHFRQEDGATTRKFGGLGLGLAIAKQIVTLHGGKIWVESPGEDQGATFTVELPCLQTVPVEDVTNPIQVEADHLPLARLRVLIVDDDADSREFVVFVVEQAGAEVTAVSSASQALQQLATASFDLLLSDIGMPEMDGYELMRQVSQLQESGGQTPAAQALLVPKAIALTAYAGELNQQQALAAGFQGHITKPVEPDDLIKTIVAVISSK; via the coding sequence ATGATTGACTGCCCCCCAAGTCACTCTGTTCTGGCTAACCATGGGTTACCCCAAAAGCGTACTTCAGTGTTCACCGAAGCAGATGTTTTAATCACCGCAGCGCTAGCAGATCGAGCAGCCAGACAGCCAGATCTAGGAGCTGAAAACCAAGCCTTTGCTACGCTCGCTCAACAGCTGACCGGCGACCCGCAGTCAAGGCTCGAAATCCTGGTGCAGACTATTAAAGAGCTTTGCCCAGCCGATACGGTGGGCGTGAGCTTGCAGGAAACCCTCGCCGATGGCTCCCTGGGGTTTCGATGGGTGGCGATCGCTGGTGCTCTAGGGGCTGGGGCACAAACGGCAGCGCTTAGCAACTTCAGCCCCTGGGGGATGGCGGCGCGTTGTGGGCAACCACAACTCTATGCCCATCCCGAACGCTATTTTGCCGACCTGGGGCAGTCGCCGATTCCCATCGTTGAGGCGCTGCTAGTGCCGATCTGCGGGCAGAATCAGCCGCTTGGCACCCTGTGGCTGCTCACACACACCGAGCAGCGACCGTTTGATCGTGAAGATCTGCGCTTAGCGACAAGTCTGGCAGGGTTTGCGGCGGCGGCGTTGCAGAGTATGCATCTCTGTCAGGAGGCAGGGCTAGCCTTGCAGTCTCAGCAAGCCCTGAAGGAGAGCGAAGCGTTTAACCACAAGATTTTTGAGAGCAGTGCTGACTGTATCAAAGTTCTCGATCTCAACGGCTGCCTGCTCTCGATGAATGGTCCAGGGCGGTGTCTGATGGAGGTTGAAGACTGTACTCCTTTAGTTGGCACCGTTTGGGTTAAGTTTTGGCAAGTCTCCGATCGACCGAAGGCTGCTCAGGCTGTAACAACGGCGCAGGCCGGGGGAACAGGTCAGTTTAGTGGATATTGCCCCACCTTGAAGGGAACCCCGAAATGGTGGGAGGTGGTGGTGACCCCCATTTTGGATGGTTCGGGCCAGCCGAAGCAGTTGCTGGTTGTTTCACGAGATGTTAGCGATCGCAAACAGGCAGAGCAAATACTGCGTCAGAGCGAGGAGCAGAGCCGGAACATTTTGGCGAGTATCAGTGATGCTTTTGTTGCCCTGGATCAAAACTGGCAGTTTATCTATGTCAATCCAACGGCTGAAACGCTTCTAGGATATGCTCCTGGCGATTTGACTGGGAAAGATTTTTGGGAAGAATTTCCGGGTTTGGCGGGCAGCCAACTAGAGGAGATGCATCGGCGCGTGATGCGCGATCGCGTGGCTGAATCACTCACAGCGTTTTACCCTGACCACGATCGCTGGTACCACGTTCGCTCCTACCCAGCCGCCAATGGGATCACCATCTATTTCACAAATGTCACCGAGCAAATTCAAACTGCCGCTGCCCTGCGCCAATCTGAGGAACGCTATCGGACGCTGTTTGAGTCGATCGATGAAGGCTTTTGTGTGGTTGAAGTTCTGCTCGATGCTCACGGCACGCCGAGCGACTACCGCGTTTTAGAAGTCAACCCAATGTTTGAACAACAAACCGGACTACAACACGCCGTCGGGAAAACAGCGCGTCAGCTCAATCTAGAAGAGCACTGGATTGAGATTTACGGTCGAGTTGCGCTGACAGGTGAAGCCACTCGGTTTGAAAATAGCTCTAAAACCCTCGGCAATCGCTGGTTTGATGTGTATGCCTGCCGCATGGGCGAGCCAGAAGCGCGAAAAGTGGCGATCATCTTCAAAAATATTAGCGATCGCAAACAGGCCGAAGCACTTTTCCAACGCACCGCCGCGTTTGATGCTTTCCGGGTTTCTCTTACCGACGGGCTCCGCCCCCTGGCCGACCCAGTCGAGGTGCAGGCTACTGCCAGCTATTTGCTGGGCGAACACCTGGGCGCAAACCGCGTTGCCTATTTTGAGGTGTGCGGGGCCGATTATGTAGTTGAGCAAGACTATGTCAACGGTGTTGCCGCCCTAGCCGGATGCTACCCCATTGATTCCTTTGGGCCAAAGCTGCTGGCGGCCTACCGCGCCGGTCGCACCGTGGCCGTGGCCGATGTGCAGGCCGACCCTCACCTGTCTGCAACTCAGCGATCGGCCTATGCGGCCATCCAAATTGGGGCCTATATCGGCATTCCCCTGATTAAGCACGGCGAGTTTGTGGCGGGGCTGGCCATTCACGCCACCGAGCCACGAGTATGGACCCCGGATGAGATAGCTCTGGTGGAAGAAGTTGCCGAGCGCACCTGGGCCGCTGTTGAGCGCGTTCGCGCCGAGGTCGCTCTACAGCAAACCTCCGCCGAGCTAGAGCGACAGCTGCACCGGTTTGATGCGATCGCCACCTCTATCCCCGATTTCATTTACACCTTCGATCGCGCAGGACGCTTCACCTACTTTAATCCGCAGCTGCTCGACCTTTTCCAAAAAAAACCTGCTGAGGTGCTGGGCAAAACCCTCTTTGAAATAGACGGCTATCCGACCGATCTAGCCACCAAAATCCACGCTCAGATTCAACAGGTGATCGAGACCAACCAGCCCGTTAAGGATGAAGCAGCCTTCACCGGCGCGGCGGGGCCAGGCCACTATGAATATGTTTTTGTGCCGCTTTTCGACGCGGACGGTGCAGTCGAAGCCGTCGCTGGCGTGTCCCGAGATATCACCCATCGCAAACAGGCAGAACAGGCCCTGCGCCAGAGCGAAGAGCGTTTTCAAGCGTTTATGAATTACAGCCCGACGGCCGCCTGGATCACCGATCGCGACGGTCGAGTGCTTTACCTGAGCCAGACCTACTTCCGAATATTTCAGCTTTCTACCCAAGATGCGATCGGAAAAACCGTTTTTGATCTCTATTCAGCGGAGATTGCTCAACAGTTTTTAGACAACATTCGCCAAGCAGCAGATACCCAGACAGTAGTAGAAACGACGGAGACTGCGCCTCGCTCCGATGGCACAATGGGCGATTTCTTAGTTTACAAATTTCCCATTGCTGAAAAATCTGAGAACTCTTTGATTGGTGGGGTTGCTGTTGATATTACCGATCGCAAACAGGCAGAGAAAAACTTGCGGGAGAGTGAAGAACGCTTTCGGATGCTAGCTGATCAGATGTCGCAGTTTGCTTGGATGGCAGACCAAACCGGCTCAATCTTTTGGTACAACCGCCGCTGGTTTGAGTATACCGGTACCACCCTTGAATCAATGCAGGGTTGGGGTTGGCAACAGGTTCATCATCCAGAACACGTCGATCGCGTGGTCGAGCATTTCCGCCACTGCATTGAAACTGGCAAAGAATGGGAGGACACCTTCCCACTGCGCAGCCAAGACGGCACCTACGGCTGGTTTCTGTCGCGCGCCGTCCCCGTTAGAGATGCAGCAGGGAACATTTTGCGCTGGTTTGGCACCAACACAGACATTACTGAGCGCCTGCAAGTCGAGCAAGAACGGGAGCAACTGCTAGAGCAAGAACAAGCCGCCCGTGAAGCAGCCGAACGGACAAACCGACTTAAAGATGAATTTTTAGCTGTGCTTTCCCATGAACTCAGGTCGCCGCTCAACCCGATTCTGGGCTGGGCCAGACTGCTGCGCGGTGGCAAGCTAGACCCGGTAAGGACGGCTGAAGCTTTGGCCACGATCGAGCGCAACGCCAAACTTCAGTGCCAACTCATCGACGACCTGCTCGACATTTCTCGCATCATGCAGGGCAAGCTGGTGCTGAATGCGGCTCCGGTGAGTTTGGCGTTTGTCATTTCGTCGGCGATCGAAACCGTACAGCTAGCGGCAGATGCCAGACGCGTTGCCATTGAAGTTTACAGTGAACCCAACGTTGGGCAAGTCGCTGGCGATGCAGGCCGCCTGCAACAGGTGGTGTGGAACCTCCTGACCAACGCCGTGAAATTTACGCCCGCTGGCGGTAAGGTTGACGTTCGCCTCACCCAGGTCAACCATCAGGCTCAGCTCCAAGTGAGCGATACCGGCAAAGGCATCACCCCAGAATTTTTGCCCTACGTCTTTGAGCATTTCAGGCAGGAGGATGGAGCGACAACCCGCAAGTTTGGCGGGTTGGGGTTAGGGCTGGCGATCGCCAAACAAATTGTCACCCTCCACGGCGGCAAAATCTGGGTCGAGAGCCCAGGCGAAGACCAGGGCGCCACCTTCACAGTCGAACTGCCTTGCCTACAAACGGTGCCAGTTGAGGACGTGACCAACCCCATCCAGGTTGAGGCCGACCATCTTCCCCTAGCCCGCCTGCGCGTGCTGATCGTTGATGATGACGCTGATTCTCGCGAGTTTGTGGTGTTTGTCGTAGAACAAGCCGGAGCCGAAGTAACCGCCGTCAGTTCAGCGAGCCAGGCCTTGCAACAACTAGCAACCGCATCCTTCGATTTGCTCCTCAGCGACATTGGCATGCCAGAGATGGATGGCTATGAGCTAATGCGTCAGGTTTCTCAGCTTCAAGAATCAGGGGGACAAACCCCGGCGGCTCAAGCGTTGCTAGTGCCCAAGGCGATCGCCCTCACGGCCTATGCTGGAGAGCTAAATCAACAGCAAGCCCTAGCCGCTGGCTTTCAAGGGCACATTACCAAGCCCGTAGAACCGGATGATCTAATTAAGACGATTGTGGCCGTGATTAGCAGCAAGTAA
- a CDS encoding TspO/MBR family protein, producing MHESWMIIGGITFVIALGSSFIRPRDISWGKRLDRPRWLFFEPAIPLIWTVIFACGALSATFVWQDDPGSSKTWLLMGLYLLVEVITVAYIPATLWFRSLKVGTVLGGLGVVLGVLLTLIVSPISGYAALLLLPYVIWSPVGTYTTGQMIDLNPNAG from the coding sequence ATGCACGAGAGCTGGATGATCATTGGCGGAATAACCTTCGTCATTGCCCTAGGCAGCAGTTTTATTAGACCCCGAGACATCTCCTGGGGAAAGCGCCTCGATCGCCCTAGGTGGCTCTTCTTCGAGCCTGCCATCCCGCTGATTTGGACGGTGATTTTTGCCTGCGGAGCGCTCTCGGCTACCTTCGTTTGGCAAGACGATCCTGGTAGCTCTAAAACCTGGCTGCTGATGGGTCTCTATCTATTGGTGGAAGTCATTACTGTTGCCTACATTCCTGCCACACTGTGGTTTAGAAGCCTGAAAGTAGGCACCGTGCTGGGTGGGCTAGGGGTGGTTTTAGGCGTTCTGCTCACGCTCATTGTTTCTCCTATCTCTGGGTATGCTGCCCTGCTCCTTCTTCCCTACGTCATCTGGAGCCCAGTTGGCACCTACACCACCGGCCAGATGATAGACCTCAACCCCAATGCTGGCTAG
- a CDS encoding aldo/keto reductase family protein, whose product MKYRQLGDSDLTVSELALGSWLTYGGGVERQQAEACVHKAFDVGINFIDTANVYGRGAAESFLGEVLRGRDRSSYVLATKVFFPMSPSDQGLSAAQIHKQIDASLQRLGTDYVDLYQCHRYDPNTPLEETMAALTEVVQQGKARYIGFSEWKPAQIQAALGLPNVEKFVSSQPQYSMLWRQPEAEVFPLCADHGIGQIVWSPLAQGVLTGKYKPGATPPADSRAANDKMNGFMSELRSDRVLSAVQNLQPIAQGLNLSMAQLALAWILRDRRVTSAIIGASRPEQVADNAAASGVELSSEVLQEIDRVLAPALPQAARQ is encoded by the coding sequence ATGAAATATCGGCAGCTGGGGGATAGCGACCTCACCGTCTCGGAACTAGCTCTGGGGTCGTGGTTGACCTACGGCGGCGGGGTAGAGCGGCAACAAGCGGAAGCCTGTGTACACAAAGCCTTTGATGTCGGCATCAACTTTATCGACACGGCCAATGTCTACGGACGCGGAGCCGCTGAGTCATTTTTAGGAGAGGTATTGCGGGGGCGCGATCGCAGCTCCTACGTGCTGGCTACCAAGGTCTTTTTCCCCATGTCGCCAAGCGATCAGGGGCTATCGGCGGCGCAAATTCACAAACAGATTGACGCCTCGCTGCAGCGCCTGGGCACTGACTATGTCGATCTCTACCAGTGCCATCGCTACGACCCCAACACGCCTTTAGAGGAAACCATGGCCGCCCTCACAGAGGTAGTGCAGCAGGGCAAGGCTCGCTATATCGGCTTTAGCGAATGGAAGCCCGCCCAGATTCAGGCGGCGCTGGGCCTGCCCAACGTAGAGAAGTTTGTCTCTAGCCAGCCCCAATACTCTATGCTGTGGCGACAGCCTGAGGCCGAGGTGTTTCCCCTTTGTGCTGATCACGGTATTGGGCAGATTGTCTGGTCGCCTTTGGCCCAAGGAGTGCTCACCGGTAAGTACAAGCCGGGGGCCACACCACCCGCCGACTCCCGCGCCGCCAATGACAAAATGAATGGGTTTATGAGCGAGCTGAGGAGCGATCGCGTTCTCAGCGCCGTGCAGAACCTTCAGCCCATCGCCCAAGGACTCAACCTTTCCATGGCCCAGCTGGCCCTCGCCTGGATTCTGCGCGATCGGCGGGTGACATCGGCCATTATCGGCGCCAGCCGTCCCGAACAGGTGGCCGACAATGCCGCCGCTTCTGGGGTTGAGCTCAGTTCTGAAGTATTGCAAGAGATCGACCGAGTTCTGGCTCCTGCCCTGCCGCAGGCGGCAAGGCAGTAA
- a CDS encoding SDR family oxidoreductase — MELKPLNQQVVVVVGASSGIGRDAALKLSQRGAKVVVAARNESGLASLVKEIQQLGGEAIAVTADVSQFEQVSAIADAAIASFGRIDTWVHCAAAGILAPFETMTIEEFRRVIDVTLMGQVYGAKVALPHLKQAGRGSLIAISSMEGRRALPLQSAYSTAKHGLEGFLESLRVELEHEGSTINVTSIKPAVINTPFYNHMRTKVGVKPTGIPPYYDPSLVTDAILYAAEHPIRDYIVGDVGRLLDWGQRLSPGLMDVALNLVGFRGQRTDDLKTPQAPDGLFEPMPGYEQVKGDFDNLTVPSLSDWLLKLIFGQRT, encoded by the coding sequence ATGGAGCTTAAACCACTTAATCAGCAGGTTGTCGTTGTAGTGGGGGCCTCTAGCGGTATCGGTCGCGATGCCGCTCTGAAATTGAGCCAGCGAGGCGCCAAAGTCGTCGTAGCCGCACGCAACGAGAGCGGCTTAGCGTCGCTGGTAAAAGAAATTCAGCAGCTGGGCGGAGAGGCAATCGCCGTCACAGCCGATGTCTCCCAATTTGAGCAGGTCAGCGCGATCGCCGATGCTGCGATCGCTAGTTTTGGCCGCATCGACACCTGGGTGCACTGCGCCGCCGCCGGCATCCTCGCCCCCTTCGAGACCATGACCATTGAAGAATTTCGTCGGGTGATTGACGTTACCCTGATGGGTCAGGTCTACGGGGCCAAGGTGGCCCTGCCCCACCTTAAACAAGCGGGACGAGGTTCGTTGATTGCGATTTCGTCCATGGAAGGGCGGCGGGCTCTGCCGTTGCAGAGCGCCTATTCAACGGCTAAACACGGGCTAGAGGGCTTTCTCGAATCGCTGCGGGTAGAGCTAGAGCACGAGGGGTCTACCATCAATGTCACCAGCATTAAGCCAGCGGTGATCAACACCCCCTTCTACAACCACATGCGCACCAAAGTCGGCGTTAAGCCCACAGGCATTCCGCCCTACTACGACCCGAGCCTAGTCACCGATGCCATTCTCTACGCTGCTGAGCACCCAATCCGCGACTACATTGTCGGGGATGTGGGTCGCCTGCTCGACTGGGGCCAGCGGTTGTCGCCGGGGCTGATGGATGTTGCCCTCAACTTGGTTGGCTTTCGCGGCCAGCGCACCGATGACCTGAAGACTCCCCAGGCTCCAGACGGTCTGTTTGAGCCGATGCCAGGCTATGAGCAGGTAAAGGGAGACTTTGACAACCTCACTGTGCCCAGCCTATCGGATTGGCTGCTCAAACTCATATTTGGGCAACGAACCTAA
- a CDS encoding DUF2231 domain-containing protein — METRETQQERQGGDVPYPNIPPLIDSRATEYHGTGITSTVAIFGHPIHPIIVIFPVAFLSGVAGTDLGYWLTKGEFWAQASIWLLGVGILSGVAAAITGMFDFVRIPRARKRQAGWLHMGLNVAVLVLSIGNFALRLANPETSILPTGLILSWVVSVLLLASGWFGGELMFRHKVGIVGPGETHVS; from the coding sequence ATGGAAACACGAGAAACTCAACAAGAGCGGCAGGGTGGTGACGTTCCCTATCCCAATATTCCACCCCTGATTGACAGCCGCGCCACAGAATATCACGGCACTGGCATCACCAGCACTGTAGCTATTTTTGGCCACCCCATTCATCCAATTATTGTCATTTTTCCGGTCGCATTTCTCAGCGGCGTGGCCGGCACTGATTTGGGCTACTGGCTAACCAAAGGTGAGTTTTGGGCTCAGGCCTCGATTTGGCTATTGGGTGTCGGGATACTGTCTGGAGTTGCCGCTGCCATAACCGGTATGTTTGACTTCGTCCGCATTCCCAGAGCGCGCAAGCGTCAGGCGGGCTGGTTGCACATGGGGCTTAATGTAGCGGTGCTGGTGCTGAGCATCGGCAATTTTGCTCTACGGTTGGCCAACCCAGAGACAAGCATTTTGCCAACCGGACTAATCTTGTCCTGGGTGGTGTCAGTGCTGTTGCTGGCCAGCGGTTGGTTTGGTGGCGAGCTGATGTTTCGCCACAAGGTGGGGATTGTGGGTCCGGGTGAAACCCACGTTTCCTAA